One Deinococcus carri DNA segment encodes these proteins:
- the pcaB gene encoding 3-carboxy-cis,cis-muconate cycloisomerase has product MPLTPADSALFGTLFSQPEVAALFSDEAYVRRLLEVEGALAAVQGRLGIIPPESAGAILQLTRTFSPDLGQLREGLLTDGVPVSALLGQLRPALPAPARDHLHFGATTQDIVDTASVLAAREALGVLRRELLAVGDRLAELSQAHAGTLMPGRTHSQQALPVTFGLKAAGWLTPITRHLERLRELEGRLYVVSFGGAAGTLAALEDRGLDVAEALAAELGLSAPPTPWHTQRDTILELAAWLTGVGTSLGKLAQDMILLAQSEVGEVREGGGGGGSSTMPQKQNPITSEVILAAASTNAGLLAAVARSGVQEHERGTHGWQVEWLTVPQMLGLTGAALAHTRRLLGALEVQAQRMRENVQASHGLMLAEALSFALTAVLPREEAKALIRDAVPQALAGKGHLVELVREQLGHLGDRVDWAALTEERTLGATAPLISRAVEQYHGTRLHRPTHRQRTPPEENS; this is encoded by the coding sequence ATGCCGCTGACGCCCGCCGACTCCGCCCTCTTCGGGACCCTCTTTTCCCAGCCGGAGGTGGCGGCCCTCTTCAGCGACGAGGCCTATGTCCGCCGCCTGCTGGAGGTGGAGGGAGCGCTCGCCGCCGTGCAGGGCAGGCTGGGGATCATCCCGCCCGAGTCGGCGGGGGCAATCCTGCAACTCACGCGGACCTTCTCCCCTGACCTGGGGCAACTCCGCGAAGGCCTCCTCACGGACGGCGTTCCCGTGAGCGCCCTGCTCGGTCAACTCCGCCCTGCTCTCCCCGCCCCTGCGCGCGACCACCTGCATTTCGGCGCGACCACCCAGGACATCGTGGACACGGCCTCCGTGCTCGCCGCGCGTGAAGCGCTGGGCGTGCTGCGCCGTGAACTGCTCGCCGTGGGCGACCGGCTCGCGGAACTCTCCCAGGCGCATGCCGGGACGCTGATGCCGGGCCGGACCCACTCGCAGCAGGCCCTGCCCGTCACGTTCGGCCTCAAGGCGGCAGGGTGGCTGACCCCCATCACCCGGCACCTGGAACGGCTGCGGGAACTGGAGGGGCGGCTGTACGTGGTGAGTTTCGGGGGGGCAGCGGGCACGCTCGCCGCGCTGGAGGACCGGGGCCTGGACGTGGCCGAAGCGCTCGCCGCCGAACTGGGGCTGTCCGCCCCCCCCACGCCCTGGCACACCCAGCGCGACACCATCCTCGAACTCGCCGCCTGGCTCACGGGGGTCGGGACCAGCCTGGGCAAGCTCGCACAGGACATGATCCTGCTCGCCCAGAGCGAGGTCGGCGAGGTGCGCGAGGGGGGTGGGGGGGGCGGGTCCAGCACCATGCCACAGAAACAGAATCCCATCACCTCCGAAGTGATCCTGGCCGCGGCGAGCACGAATGCCGGGCTGCTGGCCGCGGTGGCGCGCAGCGGGGTGCAGGAGCACGAACGCGGCACGCACGGCTGGCAGGTGGAGTGGCTCACTGTGCCGCAGATGCTCGGCCTGACCGGGGCAGCCCTCGCCCACACCCGCCGCCTGCTGGGCGCGCTGGAGGTGCAGGCCCAGCGCATGAGGGAGAACGTTCAGGCTTCGCACGGCCTGATGCTCGCCGAGGCCCTCAGCTTCGCCCTGACCGCCGTTCTGCCCAGGGAGGAGGCAAAAGCCCTGATCCGCGACGCCGTCCCGCAGGCGCTGGCGGGAAAGGGCCACCTTGTCGAACTCGTCCGGGAGCAGCTGGGCCACCTCGGAGACCGGGTGGACTGGGCTGCCCTCACCGAGGAACGCACCCTGGGGGCCACGGCACCGCTGATCTCCCGCGCCGTCGAACAGTATCACGGCACCCGACTCCATCGACCCACTCACCGCCAGAGGACCCCTCCAGAGGAAAATTCATGA